A genomic stretch from Theobroma cacao cultivar B97-61/B2 chromosome 4, Criollo_cocoa_genome_V2, whole genome shotgun sequence includes:
- the LOC18601777 gene encoding uncharacterized protein At1g04910, with protein MCRVEETSGKCDYRKQWEIKMKIFGEGKVEKLKNSMVSRSRMKLWMIRAMTTILLWTCFAQLMTLEEMFGPRLLKGWPSCFSHSELPLVAELSSIPPKVILPPKRVYKNNGYLMVSCNGGLNQMRAAICDMVAIARYLNVTLIVPELDKTSFWNDPSEFQDIFDVDYFITSLRDEVRILKELPPRVQQRVEQGLFLSMQPISWSDISYYAHQILPLVLKHKVVELNKTDARLANNELPLEIQKLRCRVNFNALRFTSQIEELGRRVVKILREKGPFLVLHLRYEMDMLAFSGCTHGCNSEEEEELTRMRYAYPWWKEKVINSEMKRKEGLCPLTPEETALVLKALGIDRNVQIYTAAGEIYGGERRMAPMAEAFPNLVRKETLLGPSDLKFFQNHSSQMAALDYLVSLESDIFVPTYDGNMAKVVEGHRRFLGFKKTILLERKLLVNLIDQYQNGSLSWDEFSSTVKEAHADRMGSPKKRNVLPDRPKEEDNFYSNPHECLQLLDEPLRST; from the exons ATGTGTAGGGTAGAAGAGACAAGTGGAAAGTGTGATTACAGGAAGCAGTGGGAAAtcaaaatgaagatttttgGAGAAGGGAAAGTGGAGAAGTTGAAGAATTCAATGGTTTCAAGGTCTAGAATGAAGCTATGGATGATCAGGGCGATGACTACAATATTGTTGTGGACTTGTTTTGCTCAGTTGATGACACTGGAGGAGATGTTTGGTCCAAGATTGTTGAAAGGTTGGCCTTCTTGTTTCAGCCATTCTGAGTTGCCTTTGGTTGCTGAATTGTCTTCTATTCCCCCAAAAGTCATTCTCCCACCAAAAA GGGTATATAAGAATAATGGTTATCTAATGGTTTCCTGCAATGGAGGACTTAACCAAATGCGAGCAGCG ATATGTGACATGGTTGCCATTGCCAGATATTTGAATGTCACTCTCATTGTCCCAGAACTAGATAAAACCTCATTCTGGAATGATCCTAG TGAGTTTCAGGACATTTTTGATGTTGATTACTTCATCACTTCCTTGAGAGATGAGGTTCGCATATTGAAGGAATTACCTCCTCGAGTTCAGCAAAGAGTTGAGCAAGGACTGTTCCTCTCTATGCAACCCATTAGTTGGTCTGATATTTCTTATTATGCTCATCAG ATTCTTCCTCTAGTGCTAAAGCACAAAGTTGTAGAGTTGAATAAAACCGATGCTCGGCTTGCTAATAATGAACTACCGCTTGAGATTCAGAAGTTGCGTTGTCGTGTAAATTTTAATGCACTGAGATTTACTTCCCAAATAGAGGAATTGGGTAGAAGGGTTGTCAAgattttaagggaaaaaggcCCTTTTCTTGTCCTTCACCTCAGATATGAAATGGACATGTTGGCTTTTTCTGGATGCACTCATGGTTGCAACAGCGAGGAAGAGGAAGAACTTACAAGAATGAG GTATGCTTATCCCTGGTGGAAGGAAAAGGTTATAAATTcagaaatgaaaaggaaagaaggtTTGTGCCCTTTGACACCTGAAGAAACTGCTCTTGTATTAAAAGCACTTGGTATTGATCGGAATGTTCAAATCTACACTGCTGCCGGAGAAATTTATGGTGGTGAGAGAAGAATGGCTCCTATGGCAGAAGCTTTCCCTAATTTG GTCAGAAAGGAGACTCTGCTAGGACCATCAGACTTGAAATTCTTCCAAAACCACTCATCCCAAATGGCTGCATTGGATTATCTAGTCTCCTTAGAAAGCGACATATTTGTTCCTACATATGATGGAAACATGGCCAAAGTCGTTGAAGGCCATCGGAG ATTCTTGGGATTCAAGAAAACTATCTTACTAGAGAGAAAGCTTTTGGTCAATTTAATAGATCAATACCAGAATGGATCATTAAGCTGGGATGAGTTCTCCTCAACCGTGAAGGAAGCTCATGCTGATAGAATGGGAAGCCCTAAGAAAAGGAATGTCCTTCCAGATAGACCGAAAGAAGAAGATAACTTTTATTCTAATCCACACGAATGTCTACAACTGTTAGATGAACCTTTGAGAAGTACATGA